Part of the Rhodococcus sp. OK302 genome is shown below.
TCGTCTACAGCGACTACCTCCAGACCGACAGCACGGGACAGATCGCGTCGTTGAACAACCAGATCCGTTCCGCTCAGCAGTACCGCCCTGACCTCACGGTCTCGGCGGTGCGCCCTGCCACTGAACCCGGAGAGACAACGCGGGTCCTGTTCACGGATCCGTCACTCGGCGAATCCGAAAGGCTCGCAGTCTTCGTCGACCCGGTGATGGCCAAGCCCGTCGGCGAGTTGGCTGTGTACGGAAGCAGCAGTTCGCTGCCGGTCCGCACGTGGATTTCACAACTCCATCGCAATCTTCATCTCGGCGAACCCGGTCGCCTCTACAGCGAGTTGGCTGCGTCATGGATGTGGGTCGTCGCCCTCGGCGGTGTCTACCTCTGGTTCCGTCGGTACCGCACCGCCCGCAACGCGCGACTCCTCACAATGGATCGAACGTCCACCGGGCGCAGGCGAACCCTGAACTGGCATGGCGTCGTCGGCATCTGGATAGCCGTTGCCTTGGTCTTTCTCTCGGCAACCGGTCTCACGTGGTCGACCTATGCCGGCGAAAACGTGACCAACCTACGGACAGCCCTGAGTTGGACCACTCCCTCGGTAGCCAAGACCCTTGGCGACGCTCCCCCACCGGCTACGGGTGGGCACGAAGGCCACGGCACCGCTCCCGCTGCCGCCGGAATGATGACCGATACCAACGTCGGTCGCGTCGACACCGTTCTCGGTATCGCGAGATACCACGGCATCACCGGCCCCGTCGAAGTGTCGATCCCCGCCAACGCCGAGACTGCCTTCACCGTCACCCAAACTCGTCAGCCTTGGGTGTTCAGCAACAACACCATCGCAATCGACGGGGCAACTCAGAAGGTTACCGACGAACTGTGGTTCTCGGATTGGCCTCTGGCAGCAAAACTCTCGGCCTGGGGAATCCAACTACACATGGGGCTGTTGTTCGGCCTCGCCAACCAAATCGCCTTGGCGGCATTGGCTCTTGCACTGGTGAGCGTCGTAATTCGGGGTTACGTGATGTGGTGGCGCCGACGCCCCACCCGCGGGTCCGACTGGGCCGTGGGTAGCGCACCCGCTCGCGGCGGTATCCGCAACCTGTCGCCGTTCAGCATTGTTGCCCTGACGGCACTCACCGCACTGATCGGCTGGTTCGTCCCATTACTAGGGATCAGCCTGCTGGCCTTCCTGTTGATCGACACATCTGTTGCGGCATTCAAACGTCGCGCGACCATCTGACCCTTCCTGAAAGTACGGAGATACACATGTCTGTTCGAACCAAGGTATTCGTAGTTGCCGCATTGTCCGCAGCCCTGACCTTGACCGGTTGCTCTTCGAACTCCGAAAAAAAAACCGAGGCAGCACAATCCATCACGGTCCAGGACCAATGGATCAAGGCCGCACCCGAGATGATGAGTTCCGGATTTGCAGAACTCACCAATACCGGCGACACCGACGTCCGGCTGGTTGCGGCAACCAGTCCGGCATCCGCCCGCGTGGAACTCCACGAAGTGGTTTCCGGGGACGGCGGAACGATGACCATGCGCCCTAAGGACGGTGGACTCCTGATCCCCGCCCACGGCACTGCCTCGCTGGCACCCGGCGCAGACCACCTGATGTTCATGGAACTTGCAGCGCCACTGTTGCCCGGCACCGAAACCGACGTCACTTTGGTCTTCGACGACGGTTCGAGCACCACATTCAATGCCCAGATCCGCGATTTCTCCGGTAACCAGGAGAACTACGACCCCAATCACGGTGGCTGAGAACAGTAACCTGCGACTGAGCCGGCGGCGCCTTCTCGGAGGAGGCGCCGCCGCGCTCGCTGTCGCGGGAACCACTTGGGGTGCAACGTCACTGGCGCGGGCGGAGGAAACGCCGGCCGGCAAGAGGACGGTTCCGTTCCACGGCGTCCATCAAGCCGGGATCGCCACACCACCGCAGGCGCACGCCACCTTCATCGGCTTCGATCTGCGACCGGGGGTGGAACGCAGCGCTGTCGTCGGCATCATGAAAATGTGGTCGGCCGACGCGTCCCGTCTCACTGCCGGCGCACCCGCCCTGGCCGACACCGAGAAGGAACTGGCGCTCGATCCCGCCGGGTTGACGGTCACCGTCGGCTACGGCCCCGGACTGTTCACCAAGCTGGGATTACAAGAGCGGCAACCGGACTGGTTTACTCCCCTACCGTCGTACTCGATCGACCGACTCGAAGATCGTTGGGGCGGCACCGATCTTCTACTCCAGATCTGTGCCGACGATCCGGTTACCATCGCCCACACTGTGCGAGTACTGACCAAGAATGTGCGCTC
Proteins encoded:
- a CDS encoding PepSY-associated TM helix domain-containing protein; the encoded protein is VYSDYLQTDSTGQIASLNNQIRSAQQYRPDLTVSAVRPATEPGETTRVLFTDPSLGESERLAVFVDPVMAKPVGELAVYGSSSSLPVRTWISQLHRNLHLGEPGRLYSELAASWMWVVALGGVYLWFRRYRTARNARLLTMDRTSTGRRRTLNWHGVVGIWIAVALVFLSATGLTWSTYAGENVTNLRTALSWTTPSVAKTLGDAPPPATGGHEGHGTAPAAAGMMTDTNVGRVDTVLGIARYHGITGPVEVSIPANAETAFTVTQTRQPWVFSNNTIAIDGATQKVTDELWFSDWPLAAKLSAWGIQLHMGLLFGLANQIALAALALALVSVVIRGYVMWWRRRPTRGSDWAVGSAPARGGIRNLSPFSIVALTALTALIGWFVPLLGISLLAFLLIDTSVAAFKRRATI
- a CDS encoding copper chaperone PCu(A)C, which codes for MSVRTKVFVVAALSAALTLTGCSSNSEKKTEAAQSITVQDQWIKAAPEMMSSGFAELTNTGDTDVRLVAATSPASARVELHEVVSGDGGTMTMRPKDGGLLIPAHGTASLAPGADHLMFMELAAPLLPGTETDVTLVFDDGSSTTFNAQIRDFSGNQENYDPNHGG